A region from the Pseudomonas cucumis genome encodes:
- a CDS encoding LysR family transcriptional regulator has product MLRFDDLQLFVRAADLGSLSAAARVMDMSAAVASAALKRIEQQLGARLLARSTRSLRLTAEGEGFLEYARAALSNLDEGRRLLASGQDQVSGILQLSAPSDFGRNLLLPWLDEFQREHPKLTVRLLLGDRIADLFRQPVDIALRYGEPEDSSLVALPIAPQNRRVLCAAPSYLARHGEPRHLEQLAQHNCLLFMLGSRVHDHWSFHDGKREVSLTVSGDRFSDDADVVRLWAMAGAGIASKSWLDVAADVLAGRLNVLMPELLCERAPLNLLCAHRAQLSKPVNLLREMLASRCARISSQFPTKSDVDH; this is encoded by the coding sequence ATGTTGCGTTTCGATGACTTGCAGTTGTTCGTCCGGGCCGCGGATTTGGGCAGTCTGTCGGCGGCTGCGCGGGTGATGGATATGTCGGCGGCGGTGGCCAGTGCGGCGTTAAAGCGCATCGAACAGCAACTCGGCGCGCGCTTGCTCGCCCGTTCTACCCGCAGTCTGCGCCTGACCGCTGAAGGCGAGGGCTTTCTGGAATACGCCCGGGCAGCCTTGAGCAATCTAGATGAGGGCCGCCGCTTGCTGGCCAGTGGGCAGGATCAGGTCAGCGGGATTTTGCAGCTGTCGGCGCCTTCGGATTTCGGTCGCAACCTGCTGTTGCCGTGGCTTGACGAGTTTCAGCGCGAGCATCCGAAACTCACGGTACGGTTGCTGCTGGGCGACCGCATCGCCGACCTGTTCCGCCAACCGGTGGACATTGCCCTGCGTTATGGCGAGCCGGAAGACTCGAGCCTGGTGGCGTTGCCCATCGCCCCGCAGAACCGTCGCGTGCTCTGTGCAGCGCCGAGTTATCTGGCCCGGCATGGCGAACCTCGGCATCTGGAGCAACTGGCTCAGCACAATTGCCTGTTGTTCATGCTCGGTAGCCGGGTTCACGATCACTGGAGTTTCCACGATGGCAAACGCGAAGTAAGCCTGACGGTCAGTGGCGATCGCTTCAGTGATGACGCCGATGTTGTGCGTCTGTGGGCCATGGCGGGGGCGGGGATTGCGTCTAAGTCCTGGCTCGATGTCGCTGCCGATGTGCTGGCCGGTCGATTGAACGTGTTGATGCCGGAGTTGCTCTGTGAGCGCGCACCGCTGAATTTGCTGTGCGCCCATCGCGCACAATTGAGTAAGCCGGTGAACCTTTTGCGGGAAATGCTTGCCAGCCGATGCGCTCGCATAAGCAGTCAATTTCCGACGAAATCGGATGTCGATCATTAG
- a CDS encoding ArsR/SmtB family transcription factor, with protein sequence MEHAPCISQIATLLADPKRSAMMWALMDGSARQTEELALLAGLSPSSASAHLGRLSAGGLLKVETRGRKRFFRLAAPEVGAAIEALASATLASAPRDIPEVFKRTSPIAKPQAAPSSLLRARLCDDHLGGTLAADLYQRLLDAGWIEQFDQRVMITHKGATQLATRGVFIQALAHRNSRVACACPDWSERRPHMGGSLGAALLQLFMQSGWLSLPNDSRALQITAAGQREIHRFAKETELEMAF encoded by the coding sequence ATGGAACATGCACCTTGCATCAGCCAGATCGCCACATTGCTGGCTGACCCAAAGCGCAGCGCAATGATGTGGGCTTTGATGGACGGCTCGGCGCGGCAAACCGAAGAGCTGGCGCTGCTGGCCGGCCTGTCGCCGTCTTCGGCCAGTGCGCATTTAGGGCGTTTGTCCGCCGGAGGTCTGTTGAAAGTCGAAACCCGTGGACGCAAACGGTTTTTCCGGCTTGCCGCGCCCGAAGTCGGCGCCGCGATAGAGGCCTTGGCCAGCGCAACCCTGGCCAGCGCTCCTCGGGACATTCCAGAGGTTTTCAAACGCACCAGCCCTATCGCCAAACCTCAGGCGGCGCCTTCGTCACTGCTGCGGGCCAGACTCTGCGACGACCATCTGGGCGGTACCCTGGCCGCCGACCTCTACCAGCGCCTGCTGGATGCGGGATGGATCGAGCAATTCGATCAGCGGGTCATGATCACTCACAAGGGCGCCACACAATTGGCAACACGCGGTGTGTTCATCCAGGCGCTGGCTCATCGCAACAGCAGAGTCGCTTGCGCTTGCCCGGACTGGAGCGAAAGACGCCCGCACATGGGCGGATCATTGGGCGCGGCGTTGTTGCAGCTGTTCATGCAATCGGGCTGGTTGAGCCTGCCCAACGATTCGCGAGCGTTGCAGATCACCGCTGCGGGGCAACGGGAGATTCATCGCTTCGCCAAGGAAACCGAACTGGAAATGGCGTTTTAG
- a CDS encoding MFS transporter, with amino-acid sequence METRSFSAAERLERLPISGYHRIIFIIIALAFFFDSMDLAMMTFLLGSIKTEFGLSTAQAGLLASSSFFGMVLGASLSGMLADRFGRKPVFQWSIVLWGIASYLCSTAQNVETLTLFRVLLGIGMGMEFPIAQSMLSELIPAKRRGRYIALMDGFWPLGFVAAGVLSYFLLPVIGWRDIFLVLAVPAVFVLAIRFFIPESPRWLEQAGHHDAADKVLLGIEDRVRASLGRADLPEPIRLPRMASQPGTFFSALGEIWSPQYRQRTMMIWSVWFFALLGFYGLTSWLSALLQQSGFAVTQSVYYTVLISLGGIPGFLMAAWLVERWGRKPVCVVTLLGGGVMAFLYGQSAVFGGNVSLLITSGLLMQFFLFGMWAVLYTYTPELYPTSARATGSGFASAIGRVGSLLGPLVTGLVFPMTGQGGVFALGAMCFAIAAGVVWMFGMETRGKTLEELSEPVIIN; translated from the coding sequence ATGGAAACACGAAGCTTCAGCGCGGCAGAACGATTGGAGCGGCTGCCCATCAGCGGTTATCACCGCATCATTTTCATCATCATTGCCTTGGCGTTTTTCTTCGACTCCATGGACCTGGCGATGATGACCTTCCTCCTCGGCTCGATCAAAACCGAGTTCGGCCTGAGCACAGCGCAGGCCGGGTTGCTGGCCAGTTCGAGTTTCTTCGGCATGGTTCTGGGCGCATCGCTGTCCGGCATGTTGGCCGACCGCTTCGGACGCAAACCGGTGTTCCAGTGGAGCATTGTGCTGTGGGGTATCGCCAGCTACCTGTGCTCCACGGCGCAGAACGTCGAAACGCTGACGTTGTTCCGAGTCCTGTTGGGGATCGGCATGGGCATGGAGTTTCCGATTGCGCAGTCGATGCTGTCCGAGCTGATTCCGGCAAAGAGACGTGGGCGTTACATCGCGTTGATGGATGGTTTTTGGCCGCTCGGTTTCGTCGCGGCCGGGGTGCTGTCGTACTTCCTGTTGCCGGTGATTGGCTGGCGCGACATCTTTCTGGTGTTGGCTGTGCCGGCGGTGTTCGTCCTGGCGATTCGGTTTTTCATTCCCGAGTCACCGCGCTGGCTGGAGCAGGCCGGGCATCATGACGCGGCGGATAAGGTCTTGCTCGGCATCGAAGACCGGGTTCGGGCTTCACTGGGCCGTGCGGATTTGCCTGAACCCATTCGCCTGCCACGGATGGCGAGTCAACCGGGTACTTTCTTCTCTGCGCTAGGGGAGATCTGGTCGCCGCAGTATCGTCAGCGCACGATGATGATCTGGAGCGTGTGGTTCTTCGCTTTGCTGGGTTTCTATGGCCTGACGTCCTGGCTCAGTGCGTTGTTGCAACAGTCGGGTTTCGCCGTGACCCAGTCGGTGTATTACACGGTGCTGATTTCTCTTGGCGGGATCCCCGGTTTCCTCATGGCCGCCTGGTTGGTGGAGCGTTGGGGGCGTAAACCGGTGTGCGTCGTGACATTGCTCGGCGGCGGCGTCATGGCGTTTCTTTATGGCCAGAGTGCAGTGTTCGGCGGCAACGTCAGTCTGTTGATTACCTCGGGGCTGCTGATGCAGTTCTTTCTGTTCGGCATGTGGGCGGTGCTCTACACCTACACCCCTGAGTTGTACCCGACGTCGGCACGGGCCACGGGTTCGGGGTTCGCCTCAGCCATCGGCCGCGTGGGGTCGTTGCTCGGGCCGTTGGTGACCGGGCTGGTGTTCCCGATGACCGGGCAGGGCGGGGTTTTTGCGCTGGGGGCGATGTGTTTTGCGATTGCGGCGGGGGTGGTGTGGATGTTCGGGATGGAGACCCGGGGCAAGACGTTGGAAGAGTTGAGTGAGCCGGTGATTATCAATTAA
- a CDS encoding adenosine deaminase: MYDWLNALPKAELHLHLEGSLEPELLFALAERNKIALPWSDVDTLRKAYAFNNLQEFLDLYYQGADVLRTSQDFYDLTWAYLLRCKAQNVIHTEPFFDPQTHTDRGIPFEVVLNGIAAALKDGEQQLGITSGLILSFLRHLSEDEAQKTLDQALPFRDAFVAVGLDSSEMGHPPSKFQRVFDRARHEGFLTVAHAGEEGPPEYIWEALDLLKIQRIDHGVRAIEDERLMQRIIDEQIPLTVCPLSNTKLCVFDHMSQHNILDMLERGVKVTVNSDDPAYFGGYVTENFHALYTDLGMTQDQAKRLAQNSLDARLVKP; this comes from the coding sequence ATGTACGACTGGCTGAACGCTCTGCCCAAGGCAGAATTGCACTTGCACCTGGAAGGTTCGCTGGAGCCTGAGCTGCTGTTCGCCCTGGCCGAACGCAACAAGATCGCCCTGCCGTGGAGCGATGTCGACACCCTGCGCAAGGCTTACGCCTTCAATAACCTGCAAGAGTTTCTCGACCTGTATTACCAGGGCGCCGACGTATTGCGCACCTCTCAGGATTTCTACGACCTGACTTGGGCCTACCTGTTGCGCTGCAAGGCGCAGAACGTGATTCACACCGAACCGTTCTTTGACCCGCAAACCCACACCGACCGTGGCATCCCGTTCGAAGTAGTGCTCAACGGCATCGCCGCCGCATTGAAGGATGGCGAGCAGCAACTGGGCATCACCAGCGGTTTGATCCTCAGTTTCCTGCGTCACTTGAGTGAAGACGAAGCGCAGAAAACCCTCGACCAAGCGCTGCCGTTCCGCGATGCGTTTGTCGCCGTGGGCCTGGACAGTTCGGAAATGGGCCATCCGCCGAGCAAGTTCCAGCGGGTGTTCGATCGTGCGCGCCACGAAGGCTTCCTGACCGTCGCGCACGCCGGTGAAGAAGGCCCGCCCGAGTACATCTGGGAAGCCCTCGACCTGCTGAAGATCCAGCGCATCGACCATGGCGTGCGCGCCATCGAAGACGAGCGCTTGATGCAGCGGATCATCGACGAGCAGATCCCGCTGACCGTGTGCCCGTTGTCGAACACCAAACTCTGCGTGTTCGATCACATGTCCCAGCACAACATCCTCGACATGCTTGAGCGCGGAGTGAAGGTCACGGTGAACTCCGATGACCCGGCTTACTTCGGCGGGTATGTCACCGAGAACTTCCACGCGCTGTACACCGATCTGGGCATGACCCAGGATCAGGCCAAGCGCTTGGCGCAGAACAGCCTGGATGCGCGGTTGGTGAAACCTTAA
- a CDS encoding 2-oxoglutarate and iron-dependent oxygenase domain-containing protein, translated as MNSLPIIDISPLYNADQNAWQSVATQIDRACQEWGFFYIKGHPIAPSRIDAVLDHAQRFFALPTAEKLKIDITQTRHHRGYGAIATEQLDPSKPSDLKETFDMGLHLPADHPEVIAEKPLRGPNRHPSMPGWESLMEQHYVDMQALAQTLLRAMTLALGIERDFFDTRFKEPVSVLRMIHYPPRHTASTKDQQGAGAHTDYGCITLLYQDAAGGLQVRNVQGEWIDAPPIEGTFVVNLGDMMARWSNDRYLSTPHRVISPLGVDRYSMPFFAEPHPDTAIECLPGCQDDQHPAKYPATTCAEFLLSRFADTYAYRRQQEAV; from the coding sequence ATGAACAGCCTCCCAATCATCGACATCAGCCCGCTCTACAACGCTGATCAAAACGCCTGGCAATCGGTCGCCACTCAAATCGACCGCGCCTGCCAGGAATGGGGCTTTTTCTATATCAAGGGCCACCCGATTGCCCCATCGCGTATCGACGCCGTACTCGACCATGCCCAACGTTTCTTCGCCCTGCCCACCGCTGAAAAACTCAAGATCGACATCACCCAGACCCGCCACCACCGCGGCTATGGCGCCATCGCCACCGAGCAACTCGACCCGAGCAAACCCAGCGATTTGAAAGAAACCTTCGACATGGGCCTGCACCTGCCGGCCGATCATCCCGAGGTTATTGCGGAAAAACCTTTGCGCGGTCCCAACCGTCATCCGTCGATGCCCGGTTGGGAATCGCTGATGGAACAACACTACGTCGACATGCAGGCGCTCGCCCAAACCCTGCTGCGGGCCATGACCCTGGCGCTGGGCATCGAGCGTGACTTCTTCGATACACGTTTCAAAGAACCGGTCAGCGTGCTGCGGATGATTCATTACCCACCGCGCCATACTGCCAGCACCAAAGATCAGCAAGGTGCCGGCGCTCACACCGATTACGGTTGCATCACCCTGCTCTATCAGGATGCCGCTGGCGGACTGCAAGTGCGCAACGTGCAGGGCGAATGGATCGATGCGCCGCCGATCGAAGGCACATTCGTGGTCAATCTCGGCGACATGATGGCGCGCTGGAGCAACGACCGTTACCTGTCGACGCCGCACCGGGTGATCAGCCCGCTGGGGGTGGATCGGTACTCGATGCCGTTCTTTGCCGAACCGCATCCCGACACTGCCATAGAATGCCTGCCCGGTTGCCAGGACGATCAACATCCGGCGAAGTATCCGGCCACCACCTGCGCCGAGTTCCTGCTGTCGCGCTTTGCCGATACCTACGCCTATCGACGACAACAGGAAGCCGTGTAA
- a CDS encoding BMP family ABC transporter substrate-binding protein: MHKRPLKQLLCAVAAAIGLSASLTASAADPLKVGFVYIGPIGDHGWTYQHEQGRKALAEKFGEQITTNYVENVAEGADAERVIRNMAKDKYDLIFTTSFGYMNPTLKVAKQFPKVTFEHATGYKQDKNLGTYLARTYEGRYVGGFLAAKMTKTKKVGYVASFPIPEVIRDINAIQLALNKYNPGTEIKVVWVNSWFDPGKEADAANALIDQGVDVVFQHTDSPAPIQAAERRGVYAVGYASDMAHFGPKAVLTSIVNDWGPHYIQATQSVLDHTWKSQDYWGGLKEGTVELPISDLVPAAVKTEAEQIIADIKSGALHPFTGPIKDQAGVEKIPAGATATNAELASMNYYVEGMKAEIPK; the protein is encoded by the coding sequence ATGCATAAACGTCCGTTGAAGCAGCTGCTCTGCGCTGTCGCCGCAGCCATCGGTCTGAGCGCCAGCCTGACCGCCAGTGCTGCCGACCCGCTGAAAGTCGGCTTCGTCTATATCGGCCCGATCGGTGACCACGGCTGGACGTATCAGCATGAACAGGGACGAAAGGCGCTGGCAGAGAAGTTCGGCGAGCAGATCACCACCAACTACGTGGAGAACGTCGCCGAGGGCGCCGATGCCGAGCGGGTGATCCGCAACATGGCCAAGGACAAGTACGACCTGATTTTCACCACCTCTTTCGGCTACATGAATCCGACCCTGAAAGTCGCCAAACAATTTCCCAAAGTGACCTTCGAACACGCCACTGGCTACAAGCAGGACAAAAACCTCGGCACTTACCTGGCGCGCACTTATGAAGGCCGCTATGTCGGCGGTTTCCTCGCGGCGAAGATGACCAAGACCAAGAAAGTTGGCTACGTCGCCTCGTTCCCGATCCCGGAAGTCATCCGCGACATCAACGCCATTCAACTGGCCCTGAACAAGTACAACCCGGGCACCGAGATCAAAGTGGTGTGGGTCAACTCCTGGTTCGACCCGGGCAAGGAAGCCGACGCCGCCAATGCGCTGATCGACCAGGGCGTGGACGTGGTGTTCCAGCACACCGACAGCCCGGCACCGATCCAGGCGGCCGAACGGCGCGGCGTATATGCCGTCGGTTATGCGTCGGACATGGCGCACTTCGGGCCGAAAGCGGTGCTGACGTCTATCGTCAATGACTGGGGGCCGCATTACATTCAGGCGACTCAAAGCGTGCTCGACCACACGTGGAAATCCCAGGATTACTGGGGTGGTCTGAAGGAAGGCACGGTTGAGCTACCGATCAGCGACCTGGTGCCGGCTGCGGTGAAAACCGAAGCTGAGCAGATCATTGCCGACATCAAGAGCGGTGCCCTGCATCCGTTCACCGGGCCGATCAAGGATCAGGCCGGTGTCGAGAAAATCCCGGCGGGCGCGACGGCAACCAATGCGGAATTGGCGTCGATGAACTACTACGTCGAAGGCATGAAGGCCGAGATACCGAAGTGA
- a CDS encoding 8-oxoguanine deaminase, with the protein MPATRTWLKNPLAIFTANALDARGGLVLQDGLIVEVLSAGQQPAVPCDHVFDAREHVILPGLINTHHHFYQTLTRAWAPVVNQPLFPWLKTLYPVWARLTPEKLALATKVALAELLLSGCTTAADHHYLFPEGLENAIDVQVESVRELGMRAMLTRGSMSLGEKDGGLPPQQTVQQGEVILDDSQRLIAAYHERGDGAQIQIALAPCSPFSVTPEIMSASAELANSLDVRLHTHLAETLDEEDFCLQRFGLRTVDYLDSVGWLGPRTWLAHGIHFNPDEIARLGAAGTGICHCPSSNMRLASGICPTLDLTAAGALLGLGVDGSASNDASNMILETRQALYIQRLRYGAEKITPELVLGWATKGSASLLGRTDIGELAVGKQADLALFKLDELRFSGSHDPVSALLLCGADRADRVMVGGKWRVIDGQVEELDLKGLIADHSQAARQLIAGV; encoded by the coding sequence ATGCCTGCGACCCGTACCTGGTTAAAAAATCCCCTCGCCATTTTCACGGCCAACGCGCTCGATGCCCGTGGCGGTCTGGTGCTGCAAGACGGTTTGATCGTCGAAGTGCTCAGCGCCGGCCAGCAACCGGCCGTGCCCTGTGACCACGTTTTCGATGCTCGCGAACACGTGATCCTGCCAGGGCTGATCAACACCCATCACCACTTCTATCAAACCCTGACCCGTGCCTGGGCACCGGTGGTTAATCAGCCATTGTTCCCGTGGCTGAAAACCCTCTATCCGGTCTGGGCTCGTCTCACCCCTGAAAAACTTGCCCTCGCCACCAAAGTCGCGTTGGCCGAGTTGCTGCTGTCCGGTTGCACCACAGCCGCCGACCACCATTACCTGTTTCCGGAAGGCCTGGAAAACGCAATCGATGTGCAGGTCGAGAGTGTTCGCGAACTGGGCATGCGCGCCATGCTCACTCGCGGTTCCATGAGCCTTGGCGAAAAAGACGGCGGCCTGCCACCGCAGCAAACCGTCCAGCAAGGTGAAGTGATCCTCGACGACAGCCAACGTTTGATTGCCGCGTACCACGAGCGTGGTGATGGTGCGCAGATTCAAATCGCCCTGGCACCGTGCTCGCCGTTCTCGGTAACCCCGGAGATCATGTCCGCCAGCGCCGAACTGGCGAACTCCCTCGACGTGCGCCTGCACACGCACCTGGCGGAAACCCTCGACGAAGAAGACTTCTGCCTGCAGCGTTTCGGCCTACGCACCGTCGATTATCTGGACAGCGTCGGCTGGCTCGGCCCACGCACGTGGCTGGCTCATGGCATTCATTTCAACCCCGACGAAATCGCCCGACTCGGCGCGGCCGGCACGGGTATTTGCCATTGCCCGAGTTCGAACATGCGCCTGGCTTCCGGCATTTGCCCGACGCTGGACCTGACCGCTGCGGGTGCGCTGTTGGGTCTGGGCGTGGACGGCTCAGCGTCCAACGATGCGTCGAACATGATCCTCGAAACCCGTCAGGCGCTGTACATCCAGCGGCTGCGTTATGGCGCGGAAAAGATTACGCCGGAATTGGTACTGGGCTGGGCGACCAAAGGCTCGGCGAGTTTGCTCGGGCGCACCGATATCGGTGAACTGGCGGTGGGCAAGCAGGCGGATCTGGCGCTGTTCAAACTGGATGAACTGCGCTTCTCCGGCAGCCATGATCCGGTGTCGGCGCTGCTGCTCTGCGGCGCAGATCGGGCGGACCGGGTGATGGTCGGTGGCAAGTGGCGGGTGATCGACGGGCAGGTTGAAGAACTGGATCTGAAAGGGTTGATTGCCGATCACAGCCAGGCAGCTCGGCAGTTGATCGCCGGCGTCTAA
- a CDS encoding SDR family oxidoreductase, producing MSKAKTALIIGASRGLGLGLVKTLLADGWQVTATVRNPQGAEALQALGKVRIEKLDMDDQQAVIALSQQLKGEVFDLLFVNAGVKGPEVQTPGGATLAEVGQLFFTNAVAPINLAQRFVGQIREDSGVLAFMSSVLGSVTMPDAPELALYKASKAALNSMTNSFVTQLGEQKLTVLSLHPGWVKTDMGGEGADIDVETSTRGLIDQVNAYAGKGGHHFVNYRGETIPW from the coding sequence ATGTCCAAGGCAAAAACCGCACTCATCATCGGTGCCTCCCGAGGCTTGGGCCTCGGTCTGGTGAAAACCCTGCTGGCCGACGGTTGGCAAGTAACCGCCACTGTGCGCAACCCGCAGGGCGCCGAAGCCTTGCAAGCGTTGGGCAAGGTGCGGATCGAAAAACTCGACATGGACGATCAGCAAGCGGTCATCGCCCTGAGCCAACAACTCAAGGGTGAAGTGTTCGACTTGTTGTTCGTGAATGCCGGGGTCAAGGGCCCGGAGGTCCAGACGCCGGGCGGCGCGACGTTGGCCGAGGTCGGTCAATTGTTCTTCACCAACGCCGTGGCGCCGATCAATCTGGCCCAGCGTTTTGTCGGGCAGATTCGTGAAGACAGCGGCGTGCTGGCGTTCATGAGTTCTGTGCTGGGCAGCGTGACCATGCCCGACGCGCCGGAGCTGGCGCTGTACAAGGCCAGCAAAGCGGCGCTGAACTCCATGACCAATAGCTTCGTCACGCAACTGGGCGAACAGAAACTCACCGTACTGTCGCTGCATCCGGGTTGGGTGAAGACTGATATGGGCGGTGAAGGGGCGGACATTGATGTGGAAACCAGCACCCGCGGGTTGATCGATCAGGTGAATGCGTATGCCGGCAAGGGCGGGCATCATTTTGTGAACTACAGGGGCGAGACCATTCCCTGGTAA
- a CDS encoding MerR family transcriptional regulator, with product MRIGELAQASAVSRDTLRFYEQRGLIAAQRSANGYRDYPTEMVQLVLYIKTAQRLGFTLGEIGSSVAALWQAPDPANAVTQLLQDKLNLIETRIAELDVLRQELQHRLSQRCPLNP from the coding sequence ATGCGCATCGGTGAATTAGCCCAGGCCAGCGCCGTCAGCCGCGACACGTTGCGCTTTTACGAGCAGCGCGGATTGATCGCCGCGCAACGCAGCGCCAATGGTTATCGCGACTATCCGACGGAAATGGTGCAACTGGTGCTGTACATCAAGACCGCTCAGCGACTGGGCTTTACCCTCGGCGAGATCGGCAGCAGCGTCGCCGCGTTGTGGCAGGCGCCCGACCCAGCCAATGCCGTTACCCAACTGCTGCAAGACAAACTGAACCTGATCGAAACCCGCATCGCCGAACTCGATGTCTTGCGTCAGGAACTGCAACATCGGCTCAGCCAACGTTGTCCTTTGAATCCGTGA
- a CDS encoding ABC transporter permease codes for MDIDLLSNIFYAMVRCGTPLLLVALGELICEKSGVLNLGQEGMMLFGAVIGFIVALNSGNLWLGVLLAMLAGTLLSSLFTLVALVFNANQVATGLALTIFGVGLSTFVGAAWVGKPLAGFEPVAIPLLSEIPLIGRMLFAQDLLVYLSFALFALVAWVILKSRVGLIIQAVGESPDAASAMGLPVLRVRTLAVLFGGAMAGLAGGYLSLAYTPMWAENMSAGRGWIALALVVFASWRVWRLLLGAYLFGLASILHLVAQGLGLAIPSSLLAMLPYVATIVVLVLLSRDAVRTRLYAPVSLGQPWQAGH; via the coding sequence ATGGATATCGATCTGCTGAGCAATATTTTCTACGCCATGGTTCGCTGCGGTACGCCGTTGTTGCTGGTGGCGCTGGGCGAGCTGATTTGCGAGAAGAGTGGCGTCCTCAATCTGGGTCAGGAAGGCATGATGCTGTTTGGCGCGGTGATCGGTTTTATCGTCGCGCTGAACAGCGGCAACCTCTGGCTTGGCGTGTTGCTGGCGATGCTCGCCGGGACGCTGTTGTCGTCGCTGTTTACCCTGGTGGCACTGGTGTTCAACGCCAATCAGGTAGCGACCGGGTTGGCGTTGACGATCTTCGGCGTGGGCCTGTCGACCTTTGTCGGCGCAGCGTGGGTTGGCAAACCGTTGGCGGGTTTCGAGCCGGTGGCGATTCCGTTGTTGAGTGAAATCCCGCTGATCGGGCGGATGCTGTTTGCCCAGGACTTGTTGGTGTACCTGTCGTTCGCACTGTTCGCCCTGGTGGCCTGGGTGATTCTGAAAAGTCGTGTCGGGTTGATCATTCAGGCGGTCGGCGAAAGCCCGGACGCGGCCAGTGCCATGGGTTTGCCGGTGTTGCGCGTGCGCACGCTGGCGGTGCTGTTCGGCGGGGCAATGGCGGGGTTGGCCGGGGGTTATTTGTCCCTGGCCTACACGCCGATGTGGGCGGAAAACATGAGCGCCGGTCGCGGCTGGATTGCCCTGGCGCTGGTGGTGTTTGCCAGTTGGCGGGTGTGGCGATTGCTGCTCGGTGCGTATCTGTTCGGTCTCGCCAGCATCCTGCATTTGGTGGCGCAGGGGTTGGGGCTGGCGATTCCATCGAGCCTGCTGGCGATGCTGCCATATGTCGCGACCATTGTGGTGTTGGTGCTGCTGTCCCGGGATGCCGTGCGCACACGGTTGTATGCGCCGGTTTCGTTGGGGCAGCCGTGGCAGGCCGGGCATTAG
- a CDS encoding ABC transporter permease, which yields MLLSLEPRGQQSRLMLWCSPLLAAVLTLVCGSLLFIALGHDPLLTLHTLLIAPISDLYGVSELLVKALPILLCALGLAVAYQARIWNIGAEGQLLLGALAGSALAVNIIDMQSRWALVLILLTGTLAGAAWAGLTAWLRTRFNANEILTSIMLNYIALNLLLFCVHGPLKDPAGFNFPESAMFGDASRLPLLMEDGRVHAGVYFALLALVAVWVLLQKSFVGFQIKVLGLDKRAAGFVGFREKRLIWLALLISGGLAGLAGVCEVTGPIGQLVPQVSPGYGYAAITVAFLGRLNPIGILFSSLLMALLYIGGESAQMSMNLPQAITQLFQGMMLFFLLASDVLILYRPRLNLRWARRTSTTAEHAGAL from the coding sequence ATGCTGCTTTCTCTCGAACCCCGTGGCCAACAATCACGCCTGATGTTGTGGTGCTCGCCCTTGCTGGCGGCCGTATTGACGCTGGTCTGTGGCTCATTGCTGTTTATCGCGCTGGGCCACGATCCGTTGCTGACCTTGCACACGTTGCTGATTGCACCGATCAGCGACTTGTACGGCGTCTCCGAATTGTTGGTCAAAGCGCTGCCGATTCTGCTCTGCGCATTGGGCCTGGCGGTGGCGTATCAGGCGCGGATCTGGAACATCGGCGCCGAAGGTCAGTTGCTGCTCGGCGCGCTGGCCGGCAGTGCGTTGGCGGTGAACATCATCGATATGCAAAGTCGCTGGGCGCTGGTGTTGATTCTGCTCACCGGCACCCTGGCCGGTGCCGCATGGGCCGGGCTGACGGCGTGGTTGCGCACGCGCTTCAACGCCAATGAAATCCTCACCAGCATCATGCTCAATTACATCGCCTTGAACCTGCTGCTGTTCTGCGTCCACGGCCCGCTGAAGGATCCGGCCGGGTTCAACTTTCCAGAGTCGGCGATGTTCGGCGATGCCAGTCGACTGCCGCTATTGATGGAGGACGGTCGGGTTCACGCGGGGGTGTATTTCGCCTTGCTCGCGCTGGTGGCGGTGTGGGTGTTGCTGCAGAAAAGCTTTGTCGGCTTCCAGATTAAAGTGCTTGGGCTGGACAAGCGCGCGGCCGGTTTCGTCGGCTTTCGCGAGAAGCGGCTGATCTGGCTGGCGTTGTTGATCAGCGGCGGTTTGGCGGGGTTGGCCGGGGTCTGCGAAGTCACTGGGCCGATCGGTCAATTGGTGCCGCAGGTCTCGCCGGGTTACGGCTATGCGGCGATCACCGTGGCGTTTCTCGGGCGACTGAATCCCATCGGCATTCTGTTTTCCAGCTTGTTGATGGCGCTGCTGTACATCGGCGGCGAGAGCGCGCAGATGAGCATGAACCTGCCACAAGCCATCACTCAATTGTTCCAGGGGATGATGCTGTTTTTCCTGCTGGCCAGTGACGTGCTGATTCTCTACCGACCGCGTTTGAACCTGCGCTGGGCACGGCGTACTTCGACCACCGCCGAACACGCAGGAGCCTTGTGA